A single genomic interval of Ictalurus furcatus strain D&B chromosome 20, Billie_1.0, whole genome shotgun sequence harbors:
- the neu4 gene encoding sialidase-4 translates to MDSHHGTTGTKSYFPARSVLFRREVSGVTYRIPALIFLQRSSCFLAFCEERLSPADSHAHLLVMRKGAFYRNYVEWDDMRVLSTACLKGHRSMNPCPVYDTFTGTLFLFFIAVLGHTTESYQLVTGNNVTRLCYVYSEDYGKTWSPATDLTKKVIGDTIKAWATFALGPGHGIQLKSGRLLIPAYTYHIDCRQCFGKICKTTPHSFCFYSDTHGRTWHFGETVPEPACVECQLVSLDEEDGTNVLYCNARSTLGSRVQALSFDDGDVFQRGQLVHKLVEPRNGCHGSVIGFPAPFNLQNLQKSNLGDVQWMESTNRSPSTTASMFQNFLTPTWVVYGHPTWPNARQDLGLYLNVRPRDPDSWTGPWVIYEGPSAYSDLAYVELASTGEPPVQIFACLFENGTRTEYDEISFSIFTLFELINNLPQVPPNLSSAKSAEKKRKKRMCQFCRVC, encoded by the exons ATGGATTCCCATCATGGCACCACAGGAACCAAGTCCTATTTCCCTGCCCGTTCCGTGCTGTTTCGGAGGGAAGTGAGTGGAGTGACGTATCGCATACCAGCTCTGATCTTCTTGCAGCGCTCCTCCTGCTTCCTGGCCTTCTGTGAGGAGAGACTCAGTCCTGCTGATTCCCATGCTCACCTGCTCGTCATGCGCAAGGGTGCCTTCTACAGGAACTATGTAGAG TGGGACGACATGCGAGTCCTGAGCACCGCCTGTCTTAAAGGCCACCGCTCAATGAACCCGTGTCCCGTGTACGACACCTTCACCGGGAcgctcttcctcttcttcatcgCAGTGCTCGGTCACACCACGGAGTCGTATCAGTTGGTGACAGGCAACAATGTCACTAGGCTCTGCTACGTGTACAGTGAGGACTATGGGAAGACCTGGAGTCCTGCCACTGACCTCACTAAGAAGGTCATAGGTGACACGATTAAAG CGTGGGCTACCTTTGCTCTCGGGCCAGGCCATGGGATCCAGTTAAAATCTGGCCGTCTGCTGATCCCAGCCTACACCTACCACATTGACTGCAGGCAGTGCTTCGGAAAGATCTGTAAAACCACTCCCCACTCCTTCTGCTTCTACAGCGATACACATGGCAGGACGTGGCATTTCGGCGAAACAGTGCCAGAGCCTGCATGCGTGGAGTGTCAGCTTGTCTCACTGGACGAAGAGGATGGGACCAACGTGCTCTACTGTAATGCCCGCAGTACCCTCGGCTCCCGCGTTCAGGCCCTcagttttgatgatggtgacgTTTTCCAAAGAGGACAACTGGTGCACAAGCTTGTGGAGCCTAGAAATGGCTGTCATGGAAGTGTGATTGGATTTCCAGCACCTTTCAACCTCCAGAACCTCCAGAAGTCCAACTTGGGTGACGTCCAGTGGATGGAGTCCACTAATCGCTCACCTTCCACTACAGCAAGCATGTTCCAGAATTTTTTAACACCAACATGGGTAGTGTATGGACACCCAACCTGGCCCAACGCTCGGCAGGATCTTGGCTTGTACCTCAACGTGCGGCCCCGTGACCCGGATAGCTGGACAGGGCCGTGGGTCATCTACGAGGGTCCGAGCGCATACTCAGACCTGGCCTATGTGGAGCTGGCATCTACAGGGGAACCACCAGTTCAAATTTTTGCCTGTTTATTTGAAAATGGCACGAGGACAGAATATGATGAGATTTCATTTAGCATATTTACATTGTTTGAGCTGATTAACAACCTCCCCCAGGTCCCACCGAATCTGAGTAGTGCAAAatcagcagaaaaaaagaggaagaagagaatgTGTCAGTTTTGTAGAGTGTGTTAG